A region from the Benincasa hispida cultivar B227 chromosome 12, ASM972705v1, whole genome shotgun sequence genome encodes:
- the LOC120092692 gene encoding E3 ubiquitin-protein ligase RHA1B, which yields MGFPASYTELLLPKLFIHVLSFLGFLRKLISLLFRLLGLQDFLEPDIPWPNHPDSFPTGPFTDLDPLSAAVLREILPVVKFSELLDPPESCAVCLYEFEADDEIRRLANCRHIFHRGCLDRWIGYGQRTCPLCRTVFIPPDLRSGGCNFDDRLWEDSEIFEALHTDSSSSSSSSLLSAGL from the coding sequence ATGGGTTTCCCTGCAAGCTACACTGAGCTTCTTCTTCCCAAGCTCTTCATTCATGTACTCTCCTTCCTCGGTTTCCTCAGAAAGCTGATCTCCCTCCTCTTCCGCCTCTTGGGTCTCCAAGATTTCCTCGAACCCGACATTCCTTGGCCCAATCACCCCGATTCCTTCCCCACCGGACCCTTCACCGACCTCGACCCTCTCTCCGCCGCCGTTCTCCGTGAGATTCTCCCCGTCGTCAAGTTTTCCGAGCTTTTGGATCCACCGGAGAGCTGCGCTGTGTGTCTCTACGAGTTCGAGGCCGACGATGAGATCCGCCGCCTCGCTAACTGTCGCCACATCTTCCACCGCGGATGTCTCGATCGGTGGATCGGTTACGGTCAGAGAACCTGCCCGCTGTGCCGGACGGTGTTTATTCCTCCCGATTTGCGGAGTGGTGGTTGTAATTTTGACGATAGGCTTTGGGAGGATTCGGAAATCTTTGAAGCTCTCCACAccgattcttcttcttcttcttcttcaagtctTCTCTCCGCTGGTTTGTAG